In Lolium rigidum isolate FL_2022 chromosome 7, APGP_CSIRO_Lrig_0.1, whole genome shotgun sequence, the DNA window TTCCCCACAAGCCTACCTAAGCTTTAAAAGTTTTAGTACTACACACATTCCCGAAGCAAagccgtttttatgcattttggcTATATAGTTCATTGCATCATGTGACCCCAACTCTTTGCCACTAGCAAACAAAAATGCATTCAGTTTCACCAAGAATCCAAATAGTTGAAATAGGCCACCCTACTTATTTTATCACGGTGTTACGACATGTAAAAACTTGGGCTCTGCTCATGTTTAGAAGTTAAAATCATGTACTTATGTTTCCCTAGTATCGTGAGGTGGCAAATGATAATCAGGCATTGCTGATATTCCATGTTAAATATTGCATATGTGTCTACTTgctggaacttcctttctctcttttcttttgatTATATCAGATACATGATGAAGTAATATTTCTGATCAACTAATATAACTTGACATGCAAATGATTCAGGAGAGCAAGACAGAAAAGCCTGTTGTTGCATTCATAGCTGGACTTACTGCACCCCCGGGCCGCCGCATGGGCCATGCTGGAGGTATTAACCTAGCAATAAGTTCATTATTTGTTTCTTTCATCAATTGGAAGTACTACTAAGATCAACAATGCTCCTGACTGGGTAATATAAGACAAGATACCGGCATTTTTGATTCATTAATCATGTGTGGTTTTCTGTTAATCTGCATGAGGTAGTTCAGATTCTTCAGGAAGAAAAGGTTTATGTATAGATGATATTCAGTTCACATATGTTAAGGTATTTCCAATAGGCACAGTAGATAACAAAAGATAAATACTTCAGATTTTCGTAGATTTTGAGCACGGAAGTATCATCTGGGTAGATAAGGTGTTGATTTGTAATCTCTAATAATTAGGTGGGCTTATACTTGCTTCTTCCTAGCAGTATGGGGTATGAACATTTGCACAATTTAATTGGGTAAAGTAGCGAAGCAGTGATTTGGACTGGTTTTGTACTTTATTGGACCCAATGGCAGCTTCACCATTTATTTGTTCATGGGGCAAATATTTTGGTAACCTGGCAATGTTTGCCTCTGTTCCTTTACAATATATGTATAACTTCATAATTACTTCTTTTCATTTTGGAATTGTTGCATCCATACATATTTTACAAACTACTCCctctggtctcttttaattgactcagatttagtacaactttatactaaatttgagtcaattaaaaaagaccggAGGTAGTAGAAAACAAATTTAGTTTACTTTCTCTAGTTCCATATATGGATGCAAAATTCTCTAGTTTGACAACAAATTTAGTTCACGTTCTCTTGATATTTTTTCTGCAATTATCAGTATAACTGGTGCATGAGAACAAATTTGTTGCATTTATTTGGTtgttttttaatgaagttcaactGTATCCTCAACTAATCTACAGATATTATCAAGTTCAACTGTCTCGTGTACTAATTTACAGATGTTTTCTTCGTGTGATGCAGCAATTGTGTCAGGGGGGAAGGGTACCGCCCAAGACAAGATCAAGGCACTCAGAGAGGCTGGGGTTACTGTTGTTGAATCGCCTGCTAAGATTGGTTCGACGAtgttcgaaattttcaagcagcgTGGGATGGTAGAGTAGAGAGAAGAAATGGTACAGTAGAAAGAAAACATCGGGAAACTTCCTTTTGCTGCTCGTTGGTTAATGGCGAGCAACACCTTGGTAGAGCCGTGTCTCCGGCCGCTGAATTGAGCTTCTCAGTCATCGTTTTCTTTCTTTCCCTGTCTTCAGTGTGAAGATTGCCTTTTCATGTGCTCATTTCAAATCTTCAATAAGACAAATTCTTGATATGCAATTGCTTGGAATTCATGGGGATACCCAAAGCTCTTTAAGTTTCTTTTTTTCTTAGTGACCACATTCAAGTCATTCAAGCTGTATGGTCCTTTTGTCTGCACACGGGTTGTGTGTCACCGAAGAGGCTGCGCGTGGCACTTTTAACTATATGGTCCTTTGTCAGCATGCTATCGTTTGTTTGTTAAATATCTGGAGTCCTACGATTGATTCATATTCTTAAATACAAGTCAGCTTCAACAGTTTTTGAAGTTGCTGCATCATAAATATAGTGGATTTTGTGGGTTAACAAAGAACTTATATCCCATTCAGTACCAGTACTTTGGAGACCCGAGGTAGTAGAAGgcaattagttaacagtataatggaaccaccaGGAGCTCTTCACAGCGATTTGAGCTTGCTGGCCGTCCGATCGTGCAAATGAGCGATCCAGATCTTATTTACCGATCCAAGCGGGCATCTCGTTCCGGAACGTCCGTCCGTTCCTGTTAAAAGGCCTTTTTTATCGTCCTATAGGCCCATCTTCGTTTTAGGGCTGCTACTCCCAAAATTTAGTTAGGTAACAGCACAAAACTTGGGCCCCAAAATGGTTTAAGGCCCATGTATTTGGGCTTCAAACGTACcggttgaagcaaaaaaaaaaacttgttctCCTTCCCCTGCAACCCGGCTGGTTCGCCTCTTCTCCTCCGTCCCCAGATCGTCCTCCACCTGCGCCGCTGCGCTTGCTCCGCCTGCAACGCATAGTACCAGAGCAGTATGAACAGGGGAAGTAGTAAGAAATTCACGTTCTTGCGCTTCAATTTCAGCCAGAAATTTCACAATCTTTCGGTTTAATTTCAGCCGTATTTCTAGATTAGCGTTGACCAAATATGTTTCTCCTCCGGCTTCATCGCCGGCCAACTTTGCATCCCGTTCAGGCCGTGGAGAATCAAAAGGGCACCAGGCTCATCTTCAGAATCAAAAGAAAGGTTCTCCTTCCGTTTCGAACAGCAGGCCCAACATCCGGATCGGAAGAACGGTTCTACTACACGAGTTAATTGTATCTCCTGCCGCCGTAATCATGGATTGATGACCCTGGTAATTTCAACCCATTCTTCAATCTTGTAATTCTGCTCCGTCCTGCAATTATGACGATTAATCCGAGCGTTACTGTCAGTTCTCCCTTCTCTTTCATATAAATATGTGGACACAGGGAGCGTCTTTCCTCACTACATCCATCTCACGGCAAACATGTTCTACAGCCGGAATCTCTCTCCAAAGATAGTCACAGTTCTTACTTCCAACCCCTCTCGCGAAACCCCGACGATTGATCTGGCAAGCGGTTTTGCTGCTGGCGGCGCATTATGGACGGGTAGCAACGGGATGCCTTCTCACATTCGCGTGCACGCTAGGGTTGACAGGAGATGGGGCAATAGTTCTGCTTTGCTCTTTCAGATTTACAGGCACTAGGTGAGCACGTCATATTGCATTGTCCTACGTTGACTGGATCTGCTTCAtcttttatttaattttctttgcaggAAACAATTAGATGAAtcttttatttaattttttgtCTGTCGTTGATTTCAGTTACAAGTTACCCGGTACTATCACCCCTTCTATTTGGACATGTAAAAGAGGTCTGCTTATACTGATACACTGATTTTGATACATGTTCAGGATGTCGTATCAACTGAATCATACCTTGCAAAGGATTTATTTTGACAAAGCAGGCTGGCAATGTGCTCCACATGTATGAGATATTTGCTGAATGAATAGATCATGATTTACTTATTATTTGAACTCATCCACATAGAGACTAATGCCTCTTGTGGTTCTTATGCAAATCATCCAACGAAAATCCAATATATGAATACTCTGAATTATGTCTCTTAGTATACTTATTTGATAATTTGTCATTTATTCTAGATTTGTGATCTTGTCCCTCTTGCACCACGAGAATCAACAGACTACTGACTTCTGGGGATTATGTTTCTGATGGTAGATCTCTGAGATCTTCTGAAGGTACAACACTTATCCTAAAAGTGAAACAGCTATTGTGTTGTAAAATGATAAATTGTGGAAGTGCTTTACTACTTGTACAATTGTGCAGTGAATGGCTATCGCAGCATTGCAAAGGCATTTTGGGCGTCCTTGCTTATGAGAGACATGGTTCATATTCCTCCAGTCGATGATCTCATATATGGCTAGAGTTTGGACCTGTTGTTTTAATTCCACTTTCTTTTCTAATCCAACTCTGTTTATGTCATTTACAGTTGGAATTTGACCTTGCATTGAAGGATAAGGAGGGAATACTTTGATTCCTCTGGCTCTCATGTCAAAATAGTATGTCTGGGAGCACAGGTATCCCATACCTATAAGAATAGATATTGGTCTTATCATCCTTCTCTATTTTCTTTTGTGTTACATAAAAAAGTAGAAAGATATGCTGAGAATTATGCAATCtgccaccatgccttttggtttcacCGAAACTGTGTGCATAGAATTCTTCTTTAATAGGAGGAAAAAAGTTTATAGCCAAGCACATATTTCCCAGATCTGTACGATTGGTATTTATCTCCTCATCCCTGTTATTATGATTATTTCTTGCCTTATAGAAAGGAGTAGAAAGTAGGGGTGCCAACTGATTTTTGTGAATTATATAACCTACTACTATGCCATGTGGTTTTTTGGACTTTATTGTCTTGTAGTTACTCGTGGGATATCACTGTAGATATCAGTATGGTTGGAATGATATATTTTGATACATGCTACTGTAGTTTAGCTACCTACAACTATATCTAGACCTTCCTCTTTCTTCAACTCACCATCTCTTCTCTCAACAACCCTCTTGGTATCTGATATTGATCTCGCATTTATTCATTGATTTACTTTTAAATTACTTGCATGTGCAGTTAAGCTTTTATGTACGCAGTTCATCGCAGGTCTTATAAGAAGTGAGTAGACAATTTGGTAGAGAATCACAGGAATATATTTCCACTCTTGGGCAGCGAGTTTAGTTCCAACAAAGCAATCTTTGTACCATTTCATTAAAGTTCCCTTGGTTGACTTGTAGCACTTTTGCACATCCTGTCAGGAGCTCAAGAAGCTATATGCAAGATTAAATGTTATGGGTGGATCATCTAGCTAGAAGTTGTGCTATGAATTGGTTATGTTGAATTCTGACGCCTTTGTACTGAATTGTAAGAATCGTAACATGGTCATATGATTTTGTCACTGTATGTATGTAACAGTAATTCGGCAGATGAAGTTACAAttgaggaaaaacaactaagttataCAACTTTCTTTTATACTTATATATTTTCAGTTAGTTAATAAATACGGACGGGCAAGGCAACCCACGCATCTCTGTGCAACAAGTTAGCTTGCCAATATGCATCACTGTTTGGATTGTACTTCTCGGATTAACTGATACCTCTAAGAGTTCATCAGGTACAACCGCATGATGATATTCATGCAATGATTATAAGTTCATAAGAACCAAGAATTCTCCAGACTTAAGTATTTACTATGTTGAAGGTCTGATCTTCATCGTATGTATTTACTAGCCATGTTAGAATAGTTTCCATCGATTGTAAGCAATTTTTGTAATTTGtaaggaaagatgcaaatgcccaTTTATATCTACAATAATTTGAACCATGGGTTTTATCAGTTAATACTTCGGTTAAAAAATTATCAAAGATTTTAATTGATTATTTCCTTAAGATGGACGGGCGCCGCAACGCGCGCCTCTACGATCTAGTAAGTTGTATAACCAGAGTATGTGGAGTCTTAGGATCGATTCGTGCCAAAACAGTACTCAGCAAACGGACCAATTGTTCTGCAAAGACATGTGCATCGACATCTTGCAAATCAGAGGCACAAATGTCAACAATTCTAAATACAAGTCAGCTTTAACAGTTTCTGAAGTTGCTGCATCATCATAAATATAGTGGTTCTGTGGAATGTGCTTTGAATAAGTTTCTAAACAGATATTCTGATCAATACACGAACTTGTATTTTATTCAAGATCCTCAGAGTAATCACTCCGCTAGGGATTATAAGAACCATAGAGATGCATGTTCTTTTTTATCGTTCGCTCTTTCTCAATTCATGTTCTTTTTTTCCCTCTCTTCTCTTGTGAAATTATTGATGCATGAGTTATGGACTTTCTCGGTCCAAGCAAATTGTGCGCCAGGTCttatacttcctccgtcccagttcatagggcttgcaCATATTCCTAGGATATCAATTTGTATaatataaaaaatatatcattagaaagtagaacatctcagctttctaataatatatattttgtaatacatatgttgcattattcgTCAAATTTACGACCTAGAGATACGTGTAAGCCCTGTAAACTGTGACAGGGAGTAATCCCTAACACGGAGCAATAAGTTGTATAACTAGAATATGTGGAgtcttacgatgatttctacctgTGTGCGGAAACAAACTTTTCTATTGTTTTCTCTCTCAATGCATGTTCTTTTTTTATGGACTTTCTCTGTCCCAGCAAATTGTGCGTCAAGTCTTATAATCCCTAGCACGGAACAACAAGTTGTATAACTAGAACACGTGGAGTCAAGGGAAATACAGATAGGCTCTCGGGTGCCACACACCCCTATActtggaaaaataaaaatatatattaaaaaaagtttaaaaaactttaaatttttttggaaatcaaagatgatcatgtattgtactTGAAACAGGATATTTTCCTAGgaaattacttttattgtatccCGGGTAAAAAAAAAACTCGAAACGCCCCATGACCAGGTACTATTCACTTTACATTTGTcataattttgtattttttttgccTTGGAGACCATGAgaataattttattttcaaacattttttctacgagtacaaacttgatcatTCTTGATTTCCAGGAAGATtcgattttttaaactttttttaaaTTAATATAATTTTTTTGGTCTATGGGGTGCcttgcacccgagagccaaaagtccgctTCTGTGGAGTCAAGCCTTATAATCCCTAACACGGAACAATAAGTGTATAACTAGACATGTGGAGTCCTACGATTGGATCCTATCTGCGTGCGAAAACAGTGCTCACTAAATGGACCAATTCTTTTGCAAAGACATTTGCTGGCGCCTTGCAAATCAGAGCCATATAGTGCCACAGTGGATTCTGTGGAATGTGCTTCACATAAGTATCTTTAAACAAATAATCTGGTTAATAGATGAGCTTGTATTTCATTCAAGACCAGTACTGAACTACAAGCCAATAGGTTATATAATTATAGCTTTTCAATTCAAAACCCATGTGACCAAATGCAGCCCTTTTCTAGTCCATTCCGTTCGAGACATGTATTAACAGGCCCAGATATTGCAGTTTTGACACTACATACAGCTCAAGGTACATTTGAGTTGATATGATTTTCCCTAACAGAACTTATCTTCTAGAGAACTTTGACAAAAGATAGACAACAAAGAAGCATAAGAGAGCAAAAAGGACAACATGGACGATATGATTGGAGCCCTGCTGGATGATGCTCTTGTTCATCCTTCTCATGTTATTCTTCACTCCAGCCTGTGCTTTCATAAGGGTCATTTGCTGTTCATGCACACAGGATTAACAAAATTAGAGCACAACCAAGAgtaaagttttttttaaaaaagtgagAAACATTATTTTTGGAAAGGTAATATTACTCAGCAAACAATACAATAATGGTCCTTGAAGGTAATGGTGATAAGGTATGCACAATATCtagatatttcaaaaaaaaaaaatcaataccaCATTGTAAAGCAACAAACAATAATTAACACTTAACTAAGCAGTACTAGTGTTGGCCACATGGACCTTCAGTGTCATTATACAATAAATACGCAACTCTTCTAATGCATATCTATTTCCTCGCATATAATAAAATAACATCTGGGATAATGGTATGGTAGGAATGAGCAAGTGCAAATGGAACTAGCCATTCAGGAAAATTATAATATACCCATGCACTTCAccaaaaaaataatgagtaaaacaTGAAATTTCCGAAAGAAATGATGCAACAATACCAGTTGGTTGAGGAAATCATTCTGGAACTTGGCCTCAGAGTTTATCTCTTGCGCAACCTGGAAAGGCGACCATATCAAACAACAAATAAGTTTCAGAACATGTGAACAAAAACTGGCTTCAACAGCTTAACGAATAAAAAAAAGAACAATTGACcagaatttgaatttttttgctatcATCAAATTAGGGGCTGCTTGGTTTGATGCCAAAAAATTTATCGGGCCAATGCCTACACAAGCCCCCAAAAGTTGGCTATCAATTGGTTGGCTACCAAACTTCATTCCAGTCTTGTTGGGTTGCCAAATTTTGGTTTTGCCAAAAGATTGCTACCAAACTTCCTTGCCAATATTGTACCAgttgtcaaattttggttttgcCAAAAAAATGGCTTGCCAGAAACACCATTTGGCTGTAAAAACAAGCATGCCCAAACCAAGTGATGGTGAAAACTTGAAGCATCTGAAGCAAAAGCCTAAACAAAATATCATCTGAATACTTGCAAAACTGATGTTACAAGAACAAAAATAGCAATAATGACGTCGATCAACCAACAACTAATTCATACTAACTCATAAGATTGTACATAGTCCTAAACCCAGAAAAACCTAGAGTCAATTCCATATAGAGATTCAGAGAATCACTTCATGCTCATGCTGTATACCTGAGAAAGTATAAGACAGATGGACTGCTGCAACGAAAGATATGACACATATGAAGGCAATGTTTAGAGGGAGCGAGAACATGACTACTGAGAACAAGTTTTAAAGTGGACATGAAATTAACTTTACACCATGTTTATATGTTGCATTTCCTTTACAACCTAAGCCCATAAACATGAAACCAACTATGACAAGCTTTGTCGTGAGATTGACAACAATTACCTATTTCTCACTACATTACAAAGCATACATATGGTGTTGATCTTTGTTGGCAACTCAAATCAAACAAGAAACCTCTTATCAACCTGAGATGGTTCTAACCTAATTGAATCCATGCCGTGTTCATTTGGTAAAAGGATAGTAAAACAAACTCACGGTGTGCACAACCACCAAGAACTAAACTGAGGGGGAACCAGGAAATATATGTTTGAACAACAGATATGCTAAACATCTATGGCACATGCTTAACCGCATACACGATTTACAAGTTTCTAACGTGAGGGAATAAGGACCTCAAATGAGCATACCTAACATAAATAAAGAACCAGGttcgtaaaaaataaaaaagaggtCGGGAAACGAAGTCTTACGCCTTTGAGCAGGCGAACCCTCGAGTGCAGCCCATCGATCTCCTCGTCAAGATCGCCGTGCACCGGGTCGATCCGCAGCTGGATCTCGTCGGAGCTCGACGTGTTCCTGTGATCCCCAAAAGAAACCCCCAAATTGGTCATGGACTCGAACCAAATCGAGCGAATCGAAGAATAGAGGGCACGAATTGGGGCATGCGCGACCAAGAGTATCGGACGAGGTGTACCTGGACCGAAGCGGCCCGGAGCCGTACATCGGGTTCGCCATCGCTTGCAGGGGAGCAGGTGAGGTAtggccgtacttgtcgtcgagggaGTTGTGCCCGGGGGCCTGGTGGTTCGGATTCAGTGGGAGTTGTTAGCATAAAAGCACCACATTGGTAGCTAAATTTTCATTTTTGTACCACTTTGTGTTTCTCAAATAGCACTAAACCATGTCTGAGCGCGAATTGACACGATTTCTGACAAGCTAGGCCCACACGTAAGGCTGACGTGGCAAAATTTTCTTCCAATGAActgggccccacatgtcagcatAATTAAAAAAACCCTAAATATCTGGAAAAACTCTAAAGTGGAAAAAAAACTCTAAATGTCCTGCAGCCTCCTGCACTCCGCCCCGCCGGCGTACTCGGCGATGcctggccgccgccggccgccgcagccggcagcgtcgccaccgccgccgtcgccccctcCCGCCCCCGGCTCGCTGCTCCGGCGAAGGGGTAGCCGCCGCCCtcgcgtggcctcccaagcgccgCCTTGGCATTtccgaggctgcggcggcggacaCGTCGCGCCATAGCTCCAGGCGCCTCCCGAGCTCCACAAGCCGGCGCGAAGCTGCGCCTCGTCGCCATATTTCTCGTGGACTAAGGAATCGGCCGCTGAAGCCTTGCATCGGCGTGCGTGCTtgtcttcctcgactccggcgAAGGTCGCGGCCGTCAAATCCATCGTCTCCTAGCTCATCCGTCGAGTCCATGGGCGGGGGTCGACGCGTCTGGACACGGTGCTTCCTCCGGCCGATGATTGGGTGCCGGCACCGGACGGACCTCGCCGGCCTCCGTCGAGCCGGCCGGCCGGCACGTCCGGTAAGACGAGGGCCGCCGATGGTGCTAGCGGCCGGCGAGTTCGCCGAGGAGAGGGtgcggaggcggcgcgagggagcggcggcggcgctcgtttGCGAGCGAGGGGCGGCGGCTACGCATCGccggcgggtggcggcggtggagtatggcggcggtggaggtgggcgGTGGGGAAGGAACTCCTGGTTCCTTTTTTTATTTccactttttttctttttctttaaatgTTTTGATTTTCTTAATTGTGCCGACGTGTGGGACCCAATCCGTGAAGCACTTGCCACGTCAGCTCGACGATGGGCCGGATTGCCGAAATCATGTCAATTCGCGTTCAACGACGGTTTAGTGCTATTTGAGAAAACCTGGGCAAAATCTGGTAGTATTTTGATCccacaacacaaagtggtaccaaAATGGAGATTTAGCTCACAAAGTGGTGGTTctatgctaagagcatctccactcgtctccccgagaagccccaCACGAGcagttttttacatccggacggcgaaaaacggtccAGTCGTGCCCCCAGGTTctcgttttcatccggatttgggcctaaattcatccggcgatccccacgccatccccggccccccggggagcgctcggggactccggatggagcaaaaccaatcgcccacgcccacgtgtctcctctttcgtccggactccccgggccatcctctttttccccgagaaacgccgcttggggagcacacgactggaaatatactgccccccaggccaaattttcgtccaatccggacgaaaatttcgccgaatTTGGACGTGGGAGAGACAACTCGATtcagtggcggtggcggcgacagcAAGTCCGGTGGGGAACGGGGAGATGACGTTTCTCGGGAAGGGGCGTCCCTAGCTGGCGCTCGCGCGCCAGATTCTTAATGCGCGATTGGTTTCCGACAGCCTAATTAGGAAAAACCGTGTTTTCCTTTCTGACAGGTAGCTTTCACATAGTGCATGTCTAATCAATGCATGCAAGTTAGCATGACAAAAAGTAGAAGGCATGCATGGGATGGAccaccttttcttctctctcccCGCGTCACGTGCATACCTAATTAGCATGGCTAATCACCGCATGCAAATTTAGGGTCACCTGTAGAATATATGTAGCAGAAACCATTGTTTAAAATGATTTATCTTTTAAATGAACGCTTCGATTTAAGATtcgttttcaccaataaatccgtctcgacgagatctttcgTAACTAGCACCAatattaatatgtt includes these proteins:
- the LOC124676032 gene encoding bet1-like protein At4g14600; this translates as MANPMYGSGPLRSRNTSSSDEIQLRIDPVHGDLDEEIDGLHSRVRLLKGVAQEINSEAKFQNDFLNQLQMTLMKAQAGVKNNMRRMNKSIIQQGSNHIVHVVLFALLCFFVVYLLSKFSRR